One Setaria italica strain Yugu1 chromosome II, Setaria_italica_v2.0, whole genome shotgun sequence DNA segment encodes these proteins:
- the LOC101784106 gene encoding mavicyanin gives MAAKLIAFAAVLAAAVISTALAATYNIGEPGWSWDLQTNYSDWAASKRFHPGDQIVFKYSPQAHDVVEVSKADYDSCSCWDTSSNARPIVTHTSGNDAIALTSAGMRYFICGIPGHCAGGMKLQVDVVPSATSLAPASAPGTNAPTSPSTSGSAATKATATGFALAGVLIAAGLMA, from the exons ATGGCAGCCAAGCTTATTGCCTTTGCGGCCGTGTTGGCGGCGGCCGTGATCAGCACGGCGTTGGCGGCGACCTACAACATCGGCGAGCCGGGCTGGTCCTGGGACCTTCAGACCAACTACAGCGACTGGGCCGCCTCCAAGCGGTTCCACCCAGGCGACCAGATCGTATTCAAGTACTCCCCGCAGGCGCACGACGTGGTGGAGGTGAGCAAGGCAGACTACGACTCCTGctcctgttgggatacgag ctccaACGCCAGGCCCATCGTCACCCACACCTCCGGCAACGACGCCATCGCCCTGACCTCCGCGGGGATGCGCTACTTCATCTGCGGTATCCCCGGCCACTGCGCCGGGGGCATGAAGCTCCAGGTCGACGTCGTGCCCAGCGCCACCTCCCTCGCCCCGGCCAGCGCTCCCGGCACCAATGCCCCGACCTCTCCGTCCACGTCCGGTTCCGCCGCTACCaaggccaccgccaccggcttCGCTCTCGCCGGCGTCTTGATCGCCGCCGGTCTCATGGCTTAA